attttttatataatttcaaaaaaaatgctttgtaaagtaaaaaaaatatttttaaacattaagtaatttcaataaaattttgtaacataaaaaaatgcatctattaaattataattttctaatgctaaaaattaatattaatatttcaccataaatttaaaagaatacgaaaaattaaataaatgaaaaaaaaactgagACAAGCTAAAAAGTGGTAACCCTAACAGTTTTTGGTATTCCCTAGTGCTATTTGATATCCTCTCATAATTTTTTGATACTTTCTTATTGTCCCTTTATAATTTTtgatatttccttttttttttaattcctcaTGATTTTTGGtggtttctcaattttttttttatatttcatcgTAGTTTTTGGTGGTTCCTTCTGTTTTTTTTGGGTACtttcttatatttattttgtaatatatatcataaaattttttatttccttaAAATATTTAGTATTTCTTCATAATTTTTAGTATACCTTCAAAAATTTTTTATGGTTTCAAAATAATGATTTGGTACGAGATATAGTTTTGgagtaaaaaatattaattttaaatattaataaaatttaatggaATTACGGGAggtaaagaaataaatgaaacaaatttaatAAGACAAACCAATATTGGTAGTCctcatttatttttttgatattctGTCGTAAATTTTTGGtactttcaaatatatattttttctgtaATTGTCATATATTTTTGGTATTCTTTCATAATTTTTGGAGTAATAGAAACATGAAAgactgaaaaaaaaataaagtgagTACAAAACATTACAAGGAACTACCAAATACTATTTCGTTTTATAAaatttgctttatttatttattgttaaaatttaaatattattactataaataacaAACAAAATTTATTAGTAtgcaaaaaatatttattttatacaaaaaaattaatattcaagttaaaattttattttaaaaatatatcagAAATTCTGATGACATACTAAAAATTAAGAGGGAATATTTTTAGAATGAATATCCAAAATTACGAGAgaatttattattcaaatattttagGTAACCCATTTACAAATTGAAGAGAGCCCGTGGCAAGCTCAGTATAATGAGATTTACGTagaatttgagtaaaaatatggttgacaaaattcataataattaataataaccataaatataactatattttctataaatattattttaaaaataaatgatgaGATAAGAGAAGTTTTGAGTggtaaatttttttccaaaaactcgTGATTCTTATTCAATactccataaaattttaatactagTGTGATATTTTTTAAACGTGTTGTTggtcaaatatttttaaaaatcccTGTAcatgagtttttgatgaatttagtCAATCATTTTCTTGAAATATGGTTTGTTAAATAATTTGACctgatttattttaatatttttgtatggCTAGATAAAGTTAATTGGAGAactaaaaacatatatttcaaaAACCAGAGATAAAAATGATCAATtataataaaaatggttaatccATAAAAAAACCCATAATCCAAGGACTTTGAATTAAATTCATCCTTTTTGTTATTTATCGTTACTAAATCGGTAGTGAGTGACAAGAAACTCGGGGAGCTCGAGAAAGGAAGAAAACCGACACGTGGCAGTATAATGAGAGAAAAAGGTGACGACTTTGTAGTGACCACTAATCCAACAGTTCAGATCTTGCCATCTCGGTTTAAGTCAATAATAACCGTCGGATCGAGAGAGGATGAACAGTTTGGATTCGAGCATGATTGCAGTCAGGGATCGTGGCCGTCCATTAGGGTTAGTAGTGGGTTTCGTTGAGTAATAAAATATAGCGAAAAGATGATGATGAGATTAGAACATTAAAAAAAAGgtggaaagagagagagagagagagagagaggggagaAATAAGAGAAAGCTAAGATCTTTGATAACTATAGTGAATCGGTTTTCTCACCGGAGATAATCGCCGGAGCTTCTTTCCGGTGAATTATGGTATATTTTGCCGTCTGACTGACGAGTGTCATGCAATCAGTCTTGTTTCTTTAATAATTAgtggtttatttaatttattatcagCAAGACGAGTTAATTTTACAGAGATGGATAGAACCAGAGAAGCGAGGAGAGTCAGTATGGCGTCCGCCGCCACGACCAATGGCCTTTCACGGCGGCGTCATAGGACTAGCTCTCTCAGAGACTCCCCAGGTTATTTTGAAATCAGATCTGGCTTTTCATTTATTCTTCTTCTCTAACGATGTCGTTTTAGTGATTTcctgattttgtttttttttttttggattgcaGAGGAAGACGGACCGGTGGAGACGCATGAAACGGCGCGTTTAAGGGATCGAAAGAAGGACAGAGATAGGGAACGAGAAAGATATAGAGAAAGGGAAAGAGATCGGTTGAGTAGAACCAGTAAGAGAAGAAGAGGCGATAGATTGATGAGTAATAGAGGAGATGGAGGTGATGGTACTTCTGAAGAAAGCGTAAACGATGATGAAGATGACGACGACGAAGACAGCGGCGGAACCGGCGGTGTTGGCTCTGTTCGGACGGTTTCGCCGAACATCATCGCTGGGTCTTTGTCGATGTCTAATCATCATCACCATAACCATCATCACCACCAGCTGCAGCAACATCAGCAGCATCAACATCGAAAGAGTTTTCCACCGCCGGTGAAAGTTATTAGAACAACACCATCGGCGGGGATGACTGCCAGTATGACAACGAGTACGTCTACATGGAAACCGGCCGATGAAATGATTGGTGTATCGGTGCCTAGAAAAGCTCGGTCAGGTAGAGGTGGAAGAGATTAACGAAATTCtggtttttttttctcattttttgttCTGTATTTTTGTTCTTTTCAATTACTGATTTCTTGTATTTTCTCCCCTTTTTAATCTTCTCTTTTGTAGCTACTAAAAGGTCTCATGAATGGGCATCAAGCGGCGGCGGCGGCGTTGGTGTTTTAGGCGGTGAACAAATTCACCGTCAAGCTTCAACTTCGCCGGTAAGGACAGGTGTAACCGGGGCGTTGACGTCACCATCTCCTGCTCCGGCCTCTCCATCTTCTTCCAGTGCTTCTATGAGGAAGAAGATGGTCAGTTTTCTCATTAAAATCTTCCTCTTAATTCTTTTGTTTTCTGGGGTTTCGCTTATGTTCAATTCAGTGACAAAGGTTTTGTTTCTGATGTAGAAGCCTAATGCTAACGGAACAAAGCAAAGGCCACCGAAGTCGTCGTCGAAATCTTCGTCTTCAGCTCAGGAGGAGATTGAGATCGAGATTGCTGAGGTTTTATATGGTATGATGAGACAGCCACAAGTCCCATCTAAGCAAGAAATAATCGGGAACGATTCGGCCAAATTTGATTCAAGAGAAGTTAATAAACCCAATAATGACTCTAAATCAGTCGTCTCTTCGCCGATCTCCATCTCCCCATCAACTCTTCCTCAATCATCCTCTATTTTGCCTTCATATTCTAGCTCCTCTGCTACTCCTATGTCTGCAATTGGTTCGTAACCTTCAGCTTTAGAAGGAAACGCAAGCCTTTTTTTGCCTTTTTGAGCAATTGACTAACTGATATTGATTTGGGTGTATATTCATTTTGCAGCTCCAAAGAGGAAAAGACCAAGACCGGTGAAGTATGAGGATGAGAATACGACTACAACGACACCTCCACCTCCTATTTTCCCTCCTAGACATAGTTCCATTTCATCTACTACAACTAAGGTTGAAATTGATCAACCAGCTAAAGTTGAAGCAACTTCTCCCAATTTGGAGAAAAATTCAGGACCCGTGGCTGAAAATGATAGCGGTGCTTGCGATTTGATGAGTTCTTCAAAAGCTGGACCAGTTTCATCAGAGTTGGTTCAAGCGGAACCAGTGAAAGAAGAGAAGAATAATTTGGCACTGGATTCTAAGCCTTCGACTGAAGAATCTGAGAGTAGAGATATCGGTATCGGTAATAAAGAAGAGTCTCAATCGCCAAAGAAGGAATCTTTATCATCTCCTGCTGATAATCCTTCTTCCGCTGGTCTGCCATTGGATGACGAGCGTGAGAAATCGACAGTGACAAAAGCGTGAGCATTATCCCCTTTTacccatttcttctttttttttctttttgaaggtTCGGAAAATTTCTTATTTGGAAATTTCGTGTTTCAGGAATTCAACAGTTTGTGAGAATGAGAGTCAGCGGGAAGAGAAGTTCCAGATAGATCTGATGGTGTGGATcctgtttttattaaaagatccAAGCGTTTTCTCCCCCTTCAATTATTGACTAtgcatttcctttttttttttttggtgtttaggCACCTCCTCCATCTAGATCATCTCCAGAAAGGGAAGGTGAGACTGATGTTGGGGCTTCAGATCCTAAGCCAGTGGCCGCAGATGTGGAATTGGTGAGTCACCTAGCTTTCACCTATCTTTTGGTATGGTGTTGCATAAAAAATTGAAGGTTTTTCGCTTGTTTGCATGTGCAGGAGATGAAGTCTTTGGTGAATGAAGATGACAAAAGAATGAAAATTGGGAAGGGAGATGTGAATGTGGAAGTTGAGGATAACAATAAGAAGGCCCAACCTAGTGCTGAAGAAGCTGATTCGCAGAAGCCTGTTGTAAATAAAGAAAGGAATCTTGATCTCCAGCTTGATTTGGAGAAATCTGACAGAGATAGTGGTTCAGGTAGTGTTAGTGGGAACAAGCTCAACCACCATGTTCAAAAGCTACATCATCAACATCCTAGTGTAGAGAAAACTGGTAAAattgactttattttttttaaagaagaaattttcccttctttttctctcTGGGAAAATTTCCCTCTCCTTTTGTTGCTAAtctagaggtttttttttttccagCACATTCTGGTTCTTTACCTTTGCCGATGTCAATTGCTAGCTGGCCTGGTGGACTTCCTCCAATGGGGTATAGCTGGGTTGATTTGATATTGGTTTTCTACCATTCTGGCATTTATAGATCCAAATAAGTGGTTTAGATGTTATAATGGAGAGGATGGggcatgaattttttttctttttttccttagCAGATACATGGCTCCTCTACAAGGTGTTGTATCCATGGAGGGGAGCGCTGTGTCTTCAGCTGCTATCCAGGCATGTCGCTGTGTTTTTTTATGTTCGTAGCTCttgatttcttatttttatttattttactaatttatcttgaaattttggaCTTTTTCAGCCTCCACATTTGCTTTTTTCTCAACCGAGGCCAAAGAGATGTGCAACCCATTGCTACATTGCACGGAATATTCACAAGCACCAGCAAATGATGAAGATGAATGCTTTCTGGCCGGCAGCACCTGGTTCAGCTTCACTGTATGGCCCAAAGGCTTGTAATCTAAATGTTGTACCGCCTTCAGAATTGCATGGAAACATTCCTGGGAGAGGGGTGAATTCTGTGCAAGAGAAGGGGCAGGGTCTTGCAATTTTTCCTGGTCATGTGTGCAAAGATAAAAGTTCTACGGCTGCTAACAACATGGTGGATGCCGCACAGAGAAAGCAAATAATGCTCCAGCAAGCTCTACCCCCAGGAGCACCCAATAATATCATGGTAGGCTTTTGGCCAGAAAAAAAAAGGCCTCTTTTTTCTTGTCTGATTTGTATGCAGTGTCGTTATAATTGCACAATTATATCTCAACTGtccttttgaaaattttcttgttgGTTATTCAATTTCAGCAAGGCCCTGCTTTTATTTTCCCATTGAACCAGCAGGCTGCTGCAGCATCTGTCCGACCTGGGTATGTGAAATCTCCTCCTGCTGCTTGTAGCACAGCTGCATCGAGTACATCTAACTCTGCCTTACTAAGTGCCACCCCAGCTGGTGCAACTGCAGCCCCGGCATTTAGCTTCAACTACCCAAATATCACAGGCAATGAAACTCAATACTTGGCAATTCTGCAGAATAATCCCTATCCATTTCCAATTCCTGCACATGTTGGGGCGCCACCTGCTTATCGTGGGAATCATGCTCAACCTATGCCTTTTATTCATGGATCTTTCTATTCTTCCTCTCAAATGCTTCACCCTTCACAGCTtcaacaacagcagcagcaacagCCACCCACACAGTTTCAACAAAGCCAACAAGGTCATCAGAACACTAGCATGTCCAGTGGTTCATCCTCCTCCCAGAAGAATTTGCAGAACCAGCAGCAGAGGTCACATGGAGGTGATGTCAGTAGTGGCAGTGGAAACTCTCAAGTGTTTCATGCCTCTAAAAAGGATTCACCTCATCCCTTACAACTATGGCAACAGCAGCAACAGCCGAGTCAGAATGATTCTCATCAACCTAGGCAACTTGATGGTGAATCAGATGGCAAAGATGGCCCATCAACTGCTACTGATAGCAGAGTATCTCGTTCAAATATGAATATCTATGGTCAGAATTTTGCTATGCCTGTACAGCCTTCAAACTTTGCTTTGATGACCGCTGCTTCAATGAATTCTGGTGGTAATTATGGGGAAAAGAAGCAACAGACACAGCAGCAGTCACAACAGCTAGGCTCAAAGGCTGGAGTCGAGCCTCTTGCATCTCAAGCTTTTGCAATGTCATTTTCATCTGCTAATGGTACTACTGCTCCTGGCCTTGGTATTTCTTCCCTAGCACCGAATCATGCAATTCTTCAGAGCCATCCAGGAAGTACAAGGCAAGGCTATCAGCATATTATGGCTGCTCAACAGAAGAAGGATAATTATCATGCTTATGAAGAAGGGAAGCGTGGAACTCATGATGCATCCAATGTGCAAGAAGAAAAGAAGGCAGGAAAAAGTTCAGGCACCGCTGGGCAGTCCATTGCCTTCTCCAGGCCAAATATGCCTGATTCAAGTGATTCCACTCTTGCAGGCAAAGATGTCATCGATAGTTCTATCTGTACGCTTGGCTCTGCTCCTGCTCGAACTTCAGGGCCTGTTATGCCCGCTTCAATCGTTAGTGTTAATGTTGCTAATGCGCAGCAGCAACTTCAGCGGAATCAACAGCAGCAGCTCCAATTCGGGACTGCTTCTGCTCCTCGGAGTAAGACACCAGCAACAAGTAATGGAAGTGCTTACCCTGATCACTTTCACTCTTCATCTATAGCTGCCAAGTTTTCGAATGTGCTGTCTGCATATCCTCAAAATCTAATACAAAGCAGCAGCAGTCCTGCTCAGTCTCCTCAATGGAAGAATTCTGTGAGGACAACTAGCTCTCAAGTTCCTTCTCAATCTCTACCATCAACTTCATCCCTCAAGAATATTTCCCAGCAACAAGGTCGGCCACAGCAAAGCCCCACACAGATTTCTTTTGCTGCTAATCCTAAATCACCACAAGGTCAACAGCCTCTTAGTAGCACTCCTTCCCCTTCTCCAATGATGGTTGGCTCTCCCACAACTTCGCTCTCCAGGAGTGCTGGTGGTAGCCCAAGGACAACAGGTTCCTCTTCCACCAGCAACAAAGGTGGCCAAGCATCTGGTTTATCATCCCAACAAGCTAAGAACTCACCGACTGTGCCTAGTCAGAAGTCATCTCCTATTGGTGGGAGTAATGTGCCATCTGTCCTGGGAAACCCTCACATAAGTTCATCTTCAAATATGGGAGCCAAGCCTCAAGTGGCACTACAGCATCAGCAACATCAAAAGCATTCACTTCATCAAGGGCAGCTGTTCTTCCCAAATGCTTACATGCAGGCTCAAGCTCAACATTCACCAAGTTCGACAACACCTGCAACAACAGCAAGTGCATATTATGTTCAAAGACAACAGCAGACTCTACCTCTGGGTTCATCAACAACTTCATCAACTTCGATGTTATCGTTGTGTTCTCCGGTTACTCTTGCCAACAGCGGCACCACCGACCCTGCAAAAGCTGTAGCAGCTGCTGTGGCAAGCAACATGAAAGGTGGGTTGGCATCCCAGGGACTTATCAATCCTGCACAATTTGCTTCTCCACAATCCACTGGAAAGTCACATCAGCTGGTACCAGGCTTCCCATGTGTTCATGCTGTCCCTTCGGCTGTTCAGGTAAAACCAGCAGAACAGAAACAACCTGCTGGTGAGTAAAATTCTCCCCTTTTTTGCTTCAATATTGCTTCCCCCGTATAGTGAACAAGAAGAAGAAGGTACGGAATGAAAACCGAATCAATGATATCGGGGGGCGGGGGGGACCAAATCATGAAAGATAAACTGGTTTCTTGCCCAGAAAGGACAGCAGCAGCCAAAACAGGAGGATATGAAtgaagctatatatatataatgtggcTTAGAACTCACTCAACCCACAATTTTGCAAAGTGATGGGGGAAAGATTTTCTTTGTGGAATGTGCTTACTCATGTGTATCCACCAAACATGTAGACTTTTGTTTATAATCTTTGACATGGTTGATCCCTGATAtgcattttgtaattaaatttgattGGTTTGATGAGGCAGATGATGgaggattaaaaaaaaaaagaaaaagaaaggaaaggttGCCAAAATATTTTGTAgggcaaagaaaaaaaagatggtaGGGGGGATGAGGAAAAGCAGACAACTTTTCCATCTTTTGGGGCTATATTGTAGgggttcttttttctttctttcttttattgtttGAAATTTCCAGAAAAGAAATCAGTAAACAAATCTTTGGAACATAATGATGCTAAACTGAATGGTGTATATGTGTGACACATATTAAAGATCACATATTTTTGTCTCCTTTTTGATTATTATGTAAAACATGCCACTTAGGCCTTGGCTTTGATTCCATCCCTTTTGGTTTGATCTTTTACTGTCCTcttaattgataaaattgaaAGCAAAGAGAGATGATGATTTGGTGAAAAGGAGCTATGGATAGGATGATATTTGTTGTGGGAGGATGGGATGAGGTGGCTAAACTTAAGCCTGCCACTTACCACCATCAAAAGCAAATCGACTTTGTATTATTTTTGAAGTGTGGGGCCCATTCCCATTTCTCTTTTTTCATTGACAAACAAAATCAGATTGTTTTGAGTTTGCCTTGTGATGCCCACCTctttacttaattattttaataaatatttccGGATTTATAATATTCAACATTCTCTCCACTACTTCCACGTCACCTTAATGCACACTTAACTATAATCATCATTTGATAATTACAAAATTGACGTGGTATTTTATGTTCCCAAAATTGCCCTCCGCCTCCCTTCAAAGCAGAAGACAAGTAGCTACTTCCTTACCTGTAAGGATGACTTTTCATGATGCTCTTCTTCACACGTGTTCacattcctttcctttttctcctTTACTTGTCAACCCATTTTTAACCAAGTTATAATTCTATATAAAtctaattttaccatttcaactgTTTTTAATTTGCATTTAACTTCCGTATGGGGTCTTGTTGTCTCCAATACCTCTGCTGCTGAAAggctttatttcaatttttaatttcccatttttattatctttattaaatgatattgtgtttcaataaaaaaaatattactttttaaaagCTGTTAAATATATGGTTATAATTAATCATTACATACTGCTGGACTTAAACATAACATCTTAAACTTTCTAATATTCAAAATTATTAGTATCacaaatgtaataaaataaattatataacatgtgaTCAAGGTATTTCATGATGTGGGAATGGGGCCACTTCccaaaaagaacaaataaatcAAATGGCTTCTTAATATAACATTAACTTAATCCATCATTTCACTATATTTATGTGGACAGTTGCAACTAGGTGAATGTATTCACAGGTCGCTTTATTAtaggaattttattaaattaattcttttatttaaattaatattaatataatacatgtagtgaaaaaaattaaattataatataaaacataatataatttaaatatataaataattgatatgttaaaaatcttaatatttgatacactgacagtgtattttttatttgataaatagttttaaaaaatagtcATGTctcttttttgtttaaaaattttactatacTCTAATAAAACAACACTTGTCAATCTTTTGACCCTATTTGTAGGGTTTAAAAATTTCACTCACAGCataccaaatatttttttatattaaaatggtTAACAATTGACGTTTATTTCAAGAAGTGGTAAAAACTTTTATCAGACACTTAGATGATTTGATTCAAATAATGTAATTGATAAAACAAACcatattaaaatgtttaaaaatatataaaaacatcatatatatatatatcaaattataattaacatattaaaatggtttaatccctctatttttttatactctttgaatttttaaaatttaatccctctatttttattttttaggataGCCCATTTATTTGTCTTAACATCATTAatggatttttcttaaattttcattaaattttttattttaattgataataagtattcaaatttaacataaattaattACCAATGTtactaatttgattttattttttaaatcaaacaagtataatagttaattttttaaaatcaaaagtagagatactaaattaaaaaaaatgaaaagtacaCATACCGGGGACAAAAATaaacctattaaaataaaaataaataatattaatatgcaGGATGAACTCAAAACTAGAGGAAGaaaatatttgttgtttttggaaAAGGGTCCTACAAAAAGGAATCATTAAACGGAAAAGAGTGATTGGGcgaaaaaaagaaacaagtaaACGAGTGCCccccaaattattatttttaatcaaagcCTCTTTCACATTCGTGACACGTGTCTGTTGTAGAATAGCTAAAACATccggttttattttaatttatttttggtcaATTATAAATcagaatttgaaattaaatcaagttttttttttggtcggctttttttactaaaatattacgaaaataataatattttattaaaataagggtAAAATATTTAGTATACTTTTAGACTCTATAAATATGATTAGAATGTTGACAAGtgtcttataaaaatataataaaatatttaaaacaggAAGACATATGACAATTTTTTAGAAttgtttgtgaaataaaaaagatACAGCTAGTGTACCAAATATTAACCGTGACATATGTCattttttagaaataattatattgataatttattataTCCTTATAGAATATTTGTCAAACTCCTGATCATTCTTGTAGAGTTTAAAGACTACACAGATAATgtaacaaatattttctcaaaaataatatgttttgaatagtactttgaatttttatattttaatatccaAATGGTCATTATTGATTGCGAAATTGGATTCCAAGGTGATAGAGATTTTTTATCTTTATCAGATTGATATCTAACCTGCCAAGAACCCAAATCGTCAGGTTTAATATTCTCAAACCACTATCGGTAGAGataatttaatgttaaatttactttaaaaaaaactgTTCATTTCATATTATATTGGTAAATAATTTTAAggcatattatttaaaattttataatatttaagtaaaagaATATTGTTTTGTCCCTATATCGATGATGGCTAGATAATATGTTGATTTAGGGGTGGCACAAATCTTTGAAACCGATAGTTTTGAATTGCCTTGAGCTATTGGgacaattattttattaaaaaaattgggttTCGGATTGATTTTTCAATTAGAATTTTCAGAGTCGATTCTTTATGTAAAAATTGTCTTGCTTGCCTCCGTATCTTTAAGAAAGCAACCTCCTTTTTACTgctataactatttttttttatgtattttaaattttaaattttataatgatttataacatgtttttttttaattttatgtatttcTTTATAATTCTTTTAGCTTTacagaaaattttataatatttatttaatttaattttgtaaaattaaatttatttttgagacAGATGGGGAAAGTTATTTCATAGTCAAAGGACAAAACAAAAGTTCTTAATAGAACTAAAATCAATGTGCGAAAATATACggcaaattatatatatttattcaattataaaaaaaattattttagatatttaaaataaaaaaattataatttaaatattcacATTCATTTTGACCGTTTCcattaaaaactttaataaaaatatgacataacaTTTTTTTTGACACGAGAATCAATCATTAAATATCATACTATACAATTTACCTTTGCATACTACTTAAGCGGATTAAAATATAATCTACACAATAATAATTATTAACCAAAATAAACCATCTTGTTATTTTCTCGGTTTGGGTTCCGAACCATCCCAGCAGTCGCTGACCTAGCCCCGTCCTAAGTTGTCTCCTCCCAATCGACTCAACCGCTGCTTCCCCGCTCTGCTCAGTTATCCAATTCCGGTATTTTCAAGTGACTTGTTGTTTTCGAGATACAACTCTGTCAAAGCTTCTAGATTACCTAAACTAGAAGGAATTGCTCCTTCAAGCTTGTTGTTTTCAAGTCCTTTAGAGGGAGACCAGATATTCCATATTGGGTGGTATCTCCCCACCTAGTTGGTTGTTTTGCAGCCTTAAAAATCCAAGTATAGGCATGTGACCAAaatttgatcgaaaaaggtatCTCTCCCTCTTGATGATTAGCATCCAAATACATGACTAAAATGAATGTTAGATTGTTTATTGAAGCTGGAATTTCCCCACACAAAAGATTCTTTGAAAGAATTGGCATGAAGGTAAATGCGTAAGGTTTGTCAAGTTAATATGACCAATGAGGGAATTGGCACGAAGGTAAATGCATGAGGTGAAGCAGGAATACTACCAGTGAATCTATTTGAATGAAAAAGTAAAGCATTGACATTTTAAGACAACCAAGGGTAGGAGGAAGAAACCCAGATAATCTTTTCTCATGCAACTGAAGTTCTTCAAGTTTTAAAAGCTCGCCAATGCTTTCCGGCACTGACCCTCTCTAGGCCCGGCCTTGGGGTTGTTTCAGAGTACAGCTGCCGAGGGCCCAAGGCTGGAAGGGCccaaaaaaactatttttttcagcttttaatgtcggaaattttttttttagatttttcatCATAAATGTTTCATCTCCTAGgcccccaaaatttttaatttttattgtattacattttataacttttttaaaatggAACCAATTTTTGTTTCGTCTAAGGTCCAAAAATATCAAGAACGGGCTTGACTCTCTCATCTTGTTTCCATAA
This window of the Gossypium hirsutum isolate 1008001.06 chromosome A09, Gossypium_hirsutum_v2.1, whole genome shotgun sequence genome carries:
- the LOC121203125 gene encoding protein TIME FOR COFFEE isoform X5, with translation MDRTREARRVSMASAATTNGLSRRRHRTSSLRDSPEEDGPVETHETARLRDRKKDRDRERERYRERERDRLSRTSKRRRGDRLMSNRGDGGDGTSEESVNDDEDDDDEDSGGTGGVGSVRTVSPNIIAGSLSMSNHHHHNHHHHQLQQHQQHQHRKSFPPPVKVIRTTPSAGMTASMTTSTSTWKPADEMIGVSVPRKARSGRATKRSHEWASSGGGGVGVLGGEQIHRQASTSPVRTGVTGALTSPSPAPASPSSSSASMRKKMPNANGTKQRPPKSSSKSSSSAQEEIEIEIAEVLYGMMRQPQVPSKQEIIGNDSAKFDSREVNKPNNDSKSVVSSPISISPSTLPQSSSILPSYSSSSATPMSAIAPKRKRPRPVKYEDENTTTTTPPPPIFPPRHSSISSTTTKVEIDQPAKVEATSPNLEKNSGPVAENDSGACDLMSSSKAGPVSSELVQAEPVKEEKNNLALDSKPSTEESESRDIGIGNKEESQSPKKESLSSPADNPSSAGLPLDDEREKSTVTKANSTVCENESQREEKFQIDLMAPPPSRSSPEREGETDVGASDPKPVAADVELEMKSLVNEDDKRMKIGKGDVNVEVEDNNKKAQPSAEEADSQKPVVNKERNLDLQLDLEKSDRDSGSGSVSGNKLNHHVQKLHHQHPSVEKTAHSGSLPLPMSIASWPGGLPPMGYMAPLQGVVSMEGSAVSSAAIQPPHLLFSQPRPKRCATHCYIARNIHKHQQMMKMNAFWPAAPGSASLYGPKACNLNVVPPSELHGNIPGRGVNSVQEKGQGLAIFPGHVCKDKSSTAANNMVDAAQRKQIMLQQALPPGAPNNIMQGPAFIFPLNQQAAAASVRPGYVKSPPAACSTAASSTSNSALLSATPAGATAAPAFSFNYPNITGNETQYLAILQNNPYPFPIPAHVGAPPAYRGNHAQPMPFIHGSFYSSSQMLHPSQLQQQQQQQPPTQFQQSQQGHQNTSMSSGSSSSQKNLQNQQQRSHGGDVSSGSGNSQVFHASKKDSPHPLQLWQQQQQPSQNDSHQPRQLDGESDGKDGPSTATDSRVSRSNMNIYGQNFAMPVQPSNFALMTAASMNSGGNYGEKKQQTQQQSQQLGSKAGVEPLASQAFAMSFSSANGTTAPGLGISSLAPNHAILQSHPGSTRQGYQHIMAAQQKKDNYHAYEEGKRGTHDASNVQEEKKAGKSSGTAGQSIAFSRPNMPDSSDSTLAGKDVIDSSICTLGSAPARTSGPVMPASIVSVNVANAQQQLQRNQQQQLQFGTASAPRSKTPATSNGSAYPDHFHSSSIAAKFSNVLSAYPQNLIQSSSSPAQSPQWKNSVRTTSSQVPSQSLPSTSSLKNISQQQGRPQQSPTQISFAANPKSPQGQQPLSSTPSPSPMMVGSPTTSLSRSAGGSPRTTGSSSTSNKGGQASGLSSQQAKNSPTVPSQKSSPIGGSNVPSVLGNPHISSSSNMGAKPQVALQHQQHQKHSLHQGQLFFPNAYMQAQAQHSPSSTTPATTASAYYVQRQQQTLPLGSSTTSSTSMLSLCSPVTLANSGTTDPAKAVAAAVASNMKGGLASQGLINPAQFASPQSTGKSHQLVPGFPCVHAVPSAVQVKPAEQKQPAGE